From one Nonomuraea polychroma genomic stretch:
- a CDS encoding THUMP-like domain-containing protein: MDLDAFNELLTPRGQQALAEAGELAGADPVAAATKLRKSYDAPLTSAALTQAGLRARGKAKFGDDARLMYFTPHGLEQSTRKEVAEHRAGRLAGAAVIDACCGIGGDFVALARAGCTVTAVDVDPLTVAVARANAEALGLADRVTVTAGDAAAVRPEDYDVLFVDPARRTSRGRTFDPLAYSPPWPVVLGLVARAERACLKVAPGIPYEFIPAEAEAEWVSYKGEVKEAALWTGDGPTRRATLLPGGHTMTATNVKAPVGAMGRYIYEPDGAAIRAHLVGEVAELVGGRLLDPLVAYIAADEPVDTPWAARYEVNEIMPFSLKKLRAALRERQIGNVTIKKRASALDIERLRADLRLNGEKSAVIILTRIMARPYALICDTSPPA, from the coding sequence GTGGACCTTGACGCGTTCAACGAGCTTCTGACGCCGCGCGGGCAACAAGCGCTCGCCGAGGCCGGGGAGCTTGCCGGCGCGGACCCGGTCGCCGCCGCCACGAAGCTGCGCAAATCGTATGACGCCCCGCTCACCTCGGCCGCCCTGACGCAGGCCGGCCTGCGGGCACGCGGCAAGGCCAAGTTCGGCGACGACGCCCGGCTGATGTACTTCACTCCCCACGGCCTGGAGCAGTCCACGCGCAAGGAGGTGGCCGAGCACCGCGCCGGCCGCCTGGCAGGAGCCGCCGTCATAGACGCCTGCTGCGGCATCGGCGGCGACTTCGTGGCCCTCGCCCGCGCCGGATGCACGGTGACGGCCGTGGACGTCGACCCTCTGACCGTCGCCGTGGCCAGGGCCAACGCCGAGGCGCTCGGGCTGGCCGACCGGGTGACGGTGACCGCGGGGGACGCGGCCGCCGTCCGTCCGGAGGACTACGACGTGCTGTTCGTCGATCCGGCACGGCGGACGAGCCGGGGAAGGACGTTCGACCCGCTGGCTTACTCGCCCCCCTGGCCCGTGGTGCTCGGCCTGGTCGCCAGGGCCGAGCGGGCCTGTCTCAAGGTCGCGCCGGGGATCCCGTACGAGTTCATCCCGGCGGAGGCCGAGGCCGAGTGGGTCTCGTACAAGGGCGAGGTCAAAGAGGCCGCCCTCTGGACCGGTGACGGGCCGACCCGCCGCGCCACGCTGCTGCCCGGCGGCCACACCATGACCGCCACCAACGTCAAGGCGCCGGTCGGCGCGATGGGGCGCTACATCTACGAACCCGATGGCGCCGCGATCCGGGCACATCTCGTGGGCGAGGTGGCCGAGTTGGTCGGCGGGCGCCTGCTCGATCCGCTCGTCGCGTACATCGCGGCCGACGAGCCGGTGGACACCCCGTGGGCCGCGAGATACGAAGTCAATGAGATTATGCCGTTCTCGCTGAAAAAGCTGCGTGCAGCACTCCGTGAACGACAAATCGGAAATGTCACCATCAAAAAGCGCGCCTCCGCACTCGACATCGAGCGCCTCCGGGCAGACCTGCGTCTCAATGGA
- a CDS encoding MarR family winged helix-turn-helix transcriptional regulator — protein MDDVVDTMLEQWACTRPDVDVSPLGVIGRVTRASRLLERGVKEFLAEHGLEAWEFDMLTTLLRSGDDATMCMKDVSAAAMISPGALTNRMDRLVERELVERRPAPGNRRMTLVTLTDEGRRLANDLLERHAAHEDRLLSGLSATDRDALAGLLRKLLLSLGDTAPM, from the coding sequence ATGGACGACGTGGTGGACACGATGCTGGAGCAGTGGGCCTGCACCCGGCCCGACGTCGACGTGTCCCCCCTGGGCGTGATCGGCCGGGTGACGCGGGCGTCGCGACTGCTGGAGCGCGGGGTCAAGGAGTTCCTGGCCGAGCACGGGCTGGAGGCGTGGGAGTTCGACATGCTGACCACGCTGCTCAGGAGCGGCGACGACGCCACCATGTGCATGAAGGACGTGTCCGCGGCCGCCATGATCAGCCCTGGCGCGCTGACCAACCGGATGGACCGCCTGGTCGAACGCGAGCTGGTGGAACGCCGGCCGGCCCCGGGGAACCGGCGCATGACGCTGGTCACGCTGACGGACGAGGGGCGGCGGCTGGCCAACGACCTGCTGGAGCGGCACGCGGCCCACGAGGACCGCCTGCTGTCCGGCCTGTCCGCCACCGACCGCGACGCCCTGGCCGGCCTCCTCCGCAAGCTCCTCCTCTCCCTGGGCGACACCGCCCCCATGTGA
- a CDS encoding NAD-dependent epimerase/dehydratase family protein, whose translation MKVLVAGGTGYIGAAVVERLVERGHEVVAFVRPAAGGARRVPAAAEERYGDLADASTLQAAISADIDAIVHAGHLTGEYGTDLATIAALAGSGKKVVYVSGVWVLGETDGADEDSPARPIPLVAYRHEVERLVLDGGGSVVRPGVVYGRGAGIPALLRVQAAQRGTGVYVHAGGEPPTWTFVHVDDLAELIVTAVEKGEAAVYHGVSEEAVPMTAVAEAAARSAGVKETAEPWPLEEAADVLGEGFAHALSISQRVSAARTREALGWNPARPGVVADLAEGSYAE comes from the coding sequence ATGAAGGTCCTGGTTGCCGGCGGGACGGGTTACATCGGGGCGGCCGTGGTGGAGCGCCTGGTCGAGCGGGGGCATGAGGTGGTCGCGTTCGTGCGGCCGGCGGCCGGCGGAGCCAGGCGGGTGCCTGCCGCGGCCGAGGAGCGCTACGGGGACCTGGCGGACGCCTCGACCCTGCAGGCCGCGATCAGCGCCGACATCGACGCGATCGTGCACGCGGGTCATCTGACCGGCGAATACGGCACCGACCTGGCGACCATCGCGGCCCTGGCCGGGTCGGGCAAGAAGGTCGTCTATGTGAGCGGCGTGTGGGTGCTCGGCGAGACCGACGGCGCGGACGAGGACAGCCCGGCGCGGCCGATTCCGCTGGTGGCGTACCGGCACGAGGTGGAGCGGCTGGTGCTGGACGGTGGCGGCTCCGTGGTGCGGCCCGGCGTCGTGTACGGGCGCGGCGCCGGCATCCCGGCACTCCTGCGCGTCCAGGCCGCCCAGCGCGGGACCGGCGTGTACGTCCACGCCGGTGGCGAGCCGCCGACGTGGACGTTCGTGCACGTGGACGACCTGGCCGAGCTGATCGTGACCGCGGTGGAGAAGGGCGAGGCGGCCGTCTACCACGGCGTCAGCGAGGAGGCCGTGCCCATGACTGCCGTGGCCGAGGCGGCGGCCAGGTCGGCCGGCGTCAAGGAGACGGCCGAGCCGTGGCCGCTCGAGGAGGCCGCGGACGTGCTCGGGGAGGGCTTCGCGCACGCGCTGTCGATCAGCCAGCGGGTCAGCGCCGCCCGCACCCGCGAGGCCCTCGGCTGGAACCCCGCCCGTCCCGGCGTCGTCGCCGATCTCGCGGAGGGTTCGTACGCCGAATAG